Part of the Woronichinia naegeliana WA131 genome, CAAATTGAAGGTTAAATTTATGTCACAAATTGTTCAGGTTGTTGCTCGTTTAGTCGCATATGAGACATCGTAAGGAAAACATCAAAGGTGCTCAAAAATGGAGGAAAATTAATGTTTAACTCAACCGAAAGGCCAAAAAAGTTTATAGGATTCATTATCTAAAATAATGCGTAAGCCTAACCACATCAACACAAAGGGAAAGAGTTTACCGGCGTAACGACTTAAAACAAAAGCGATTCCTGGTTGACGAGTAAGATGATAGGACATAAACAACCAGGTACAAACAACGAGATAACAGACTAACACAATAACAGCTAAATTCTGCAAACTACTACTAGCAAAAAGGGGAATATAAATGCCTAAGTTATTTCCCCCATTGGAAATGGTGACAGCAGACACTCTATAGGTTTGGCGATCGCGGATTACATCCCAAAGAGATAAACGCCTAGAATCGAAACCCCGAAATCGCGCATTTTTTTTCAAGTTAACTGACTTATCATAGCTAGAATCATCTTGATTGAGAATTAGTAAGCGTAAATTATTTAAGCCAATGAGTATAGGCAAAATTCCTAATAAACCAATCCAATTAGAAGGAATCGCTAAACCAATTAAAAAACCGACTAAACTAATGCTAATCAAAGCTGTAAATCCCAACAATTCACCTACCACAATGTGTTTAGGACGAAAAGTACGATTTACTTCACTGAAAAAACCTGTTAGATAAATATTGTCATCAAAGGTGGTTGCCACACCCGCCGCTAAACCAATCTTGATGGTTGCCATTAACCAGTCCATTGTCATTTCTTACTCAATAACTTTTTGATAAGACAGAGAGCAATCAGGGCAATTCTTCCAAATACTTTGAGCCAGATCACAAGCTATCAAGTCGGAGAGCTACTTACTGAAAATAAGTAAGCCAATCAATTAGCTCTTTAGTTATAAATAGCCTTGATAACAATAACAGTCAGAGAAGATGATTCTATGTAATCAATGATTCATTTTAATCATAAATTATTTTTATGGAAGCATTTGAGCCTCCCAAATGAGAATTTCGCTATACTTGATCTAAAAATTAGTTTTTAACTCTACCCTTTGATTGGGGTAGTCAGCCTTCCATGATTAATCGTCTGCTTACTAAGACAAGAAAAAAACATCAGCGATCGCTCTCCTCTATCCTTTCGACTTTAAATAAAAATCGGTTTGTAGTTCTATTTTGTATTGGTTTTATTGCCAGCTTACTTTTGGGTCTGATTTTTAGCAGTAATAGTATTGCTGATTCTGGAAAAAATAATAATACTTTTTCTGAACTAATTAGCCAAATTACATTACCCAAAAATTCAACTCGCCGTTTAATAGAAACGATTGGACTTTTTGTTGGTGGTATTATTTTCTGCATTGTCTTAGATCGTTGGTTTTCTCAGCGTTCTAATCCCAATGATAATACCCCCTTAGCCCAACAAGCTAAACGGCTCAAACAACTCAAAATTGGTTATCCAGAGGGCATGACTAATCTAGAAGTTCTTCGAGAACAGAGATTACTGGAAAAACGTTTTGAGCCGTTTGGAGTAACCGTTACTTGGTCAAATTTTTTATCAGCTTCTTCTCTAATTGAAGCCCTAAGTAATGGCACAATTGACTTTTGTGGTGGCGGCGGAACAGCCAGTATTTTTTCCCAGGCAGCAGAACATCTTTTTGTGCGGGTTGCCAGAGAAAAATATACAACACCGAAAGGACAAGCAATTTTAGTGTTAGAAAATTCTCCAATTCAAACTATTGCTGATCTCAAAGGTAAAAAAATTGCTTTCGATCAAGGATCAAGTGCCCATTATGTTTTAATTCGTGCATTAGAAAAAGTAGGGCTGGAATTTAGTGATATTGAGCCTGTTTATTTAACTCAACCAGAGACTCTGCCAAAATTTCGGCGGGGTGAGGTGGATGCCTGGGTAGTTTGGGTTCCCTATACACCGACCCAAACTCGTAGTGATTATCCAGGGCGATCTATTGCTGATTTAGAAAGTATTTTTGGCGATAAGGCTTCTATAGAAGTGCCAACATTATACTACGCAATTCCAGAGTTAGTGCGGGATTATCCTGATGTTTTGAAGGTAATTTTAGAGGAAGTTAATGAGGCGGGAGCTTGGGCAAAAAGACAGGAATTAGAGGCAGCACAACGATTAGCAGAACATCACGAAATTGATCCGGCGATTGTTGAGAGTTTACAACAACGCAGTATTGAGAGAGCCATTATTCCTATTGATGATCCAACTTTGACAGCATTACAACATCAGGCTCATATTTTTCGGGATTTAAGATTGATTCCTGAACGAATTAATGTCAAAGATGGAACCTATAGTTTACAGACTAAACAAAATTGGACTTATTAATTTCAGCTTTGTTAGGAAAATTCAAAAAGACTTACAGCAAAAATCCCCCAGGATTGGGGGAGTTAGGGGAAAAATAAGCTCAATGGTAAAAATTTTAGGGATTAAGCTGCAACTTTTTCAGCAATTTTAGCCTCAGGAATATAACTCGAAGAATTGCCCCTCACGACTTCTCCCCGTTGACCATCAATGCTGATAGGAATATCCCCTGCAATGGTTACACGTTGTACTCGTCGAGGTTGATTACCATAATCGGCGATCGCGTAGTGTTGAGTACTGCGATTATCCCAAAAAGCAATATCTCCTACCTGCCACCGCCAGCGCACTGTATTTTCTAAACGGGTAACGTAGGACTGCAAAAGCCGCAAAGTATCATAGGAATCGAGGACTGAAAATCCCTTAATGTGACGGGCAAACTCTCCCAGCAACAGCGATCGCTCTCCTGATTCGGGATGAACCCGTACCGCCGGATGAATGGTTTCATAGATAGTGGCTTGAAATTCTTTAGCGTAATTCCTGATGGAATCGGAAACATCTACCGTCGAAGCAGCATAATCTGAATCGTTAGTACGCACTACCCAAAGCTGATCAGCCAAAGCTTTAAGATGAGTAGGCAAATCTTCATAGGCGGCCACAGTATTTGCCCAAACTGTATCACCACCATAGGGAGGAATTACTATGGCACGGAGAACAGAACCCAAAGGAGGACGATCCACAAAAGTAACATCGGTGTGCCAATGGTCGGTATAGGGCGTATTGCGACTGTAATCAAGGTCAAAAACTTCAGGATGTTCGGCGATTTTAGGGGAAACGGTGGGATGGGCTGTGGTTAATGGGCCAAAACGATTGGCAAAGGCAACTTGACCCTTTTCATCTAGGTTTTGCCGACGAAAAAAGATGACTTTGTACTTGATTAAGGCTTGACGAATTTCACTAATTAGCTGATCACTCAGATCACTGGCTAAATCAACTCCTCCAATCTCGGCTCCAATACGACCGGCGCTCGGTTGAATATCAAAATTTTCAGAACTCATTGCTTTAGGCTCCTATCTACTTACCGATAAGCCTATTTTTTTGCTGTATTGTTTGTTTTATTCAGTACCAAGTTTTTT contains:
- a CDS encoding aliphatic sulfonate ABC transporter substrate-binding protein translates to MINRLLTKTRKKHQRSLSSILSTLNKNRFVVLFCIGFIASLLLGLIFSSNSIADSGKNNNTFSELISQITLPKNSTRRLIETIGLFVGGIIFCIVLDRWFSQRSNPNDNTPLAQQAKRLKQLKIGYPEGMTNLEVLREQRLLEKRFEPFGVTVTWSNFLSASSLIEALSNGTIDFCGGGGTASIFSQAAEHLFVRVAREKYTTPKGQAILVLENSPIQTIADLKGKKIAFDQGSSAHYVLIRALEKVGLEFSDIEPVYLTQPETLPKFRRGEVDAWVVWVPYTPTQTRSDYPGRSIADLESIFGDKASIEVPTLYYAIPELVRDYPDVLKVILEEVNEAGAWAKRQELEAAQRLAEHHEIDPAIVESLQQRSIERAIIPIDDPTLTALQHQAHIFRDLRLIPERINVKDGTYSLQTKQNWTY
- a CDS encoding cadmium resistance transporter, with product MTMDWLMATIKIGLAAGVATTFDDNIYLTGFFSEVNRTFRPKHIVVGELLGFTALISISLVGFLIGLAIPSNWIGLLGILPILIGLNNLRLLILNQDDSSYDKSVNLKKNARFRGFDSRRLSLWDVIRDRQTYRVSAVTISNGGNNLGIYIPLFASSSLQNLAVIVLVCYLVVCTWLFMSYHLTRQPGIAFVLSRYAGKLFPFVLMWLGLRIILDNESYKLFWPFG
- a CDS encoding TauD/TfdA family dioxygenase — protein: MSSENFDIQPSAGRIGAEIGGVDLASDLSDQLISEIRQALIKYKVIFFRRQNLDEKGQVAFANRFGPLTTAHPTVSPKIAEHPEVFDLDYSRNTPYTDHWHTDVTFVDRPPLGSVLRAIVIPPYGGDTVWANTVAAYEDLPTHLKALADQLWVVRTNDSDYAASTVDVSDSIRNYAKEFQATIYETIHPAVRVHPESGERSLLLGEFARHIKGFSVLDSYDTLRLLQSYVTRLENTVRWRWQVGDIAFWDNRSTQHYAIADYGNQPRRVQRVTIAGDIPISIDGQRGEVVRGNSSSYIPEAKIAEKVAA